Proteins encoded together in one Streptomyces sp. B1I3 window:
- a CDS encoding DNRLRE domain-containing protein gives MSSTPIKVSNGTDTYVKQNRPSDKHASSDMLEFTNISGKQRFAYLSFARPFPKGVTILSAKLRMTSRYDEVGTTTVTLKKVTQAWTSTKMTWNNKPAVTTTDSKSVTKGTSPQYTVWEFDVTSHMQAVADGAAWYGWRFETSNTTYYRQFYSANASVSGRSVKPTLELTYIEKPSKPTFMSPSGGRATSLAKPILRFDFTDAQGSTTMQALQVQMNPTNAFTAPAFDTGTYLASVPQLDLNDTAYAGLADAATVYWRVRVQDSSGLWSSWSDATSFTRRIKPTLTMLNPPANTIDEPTPPVIWSLTGGTQTAYQVIVSDAEGDWLYMSGKYTSTDVDYTIPAGVITRDDATYDITVRVWDTYSRESTPGDPAYMSVTRSVVYDYDATTDPVTSLVATTQLPTPVVKLTWNRATAPDSFVVRRNGEVIKALLEPVQALVSGTSYQFLDYEASPRRSHVYTVQSVVNGKTSASNPTVTIKPESVGIWLMDPAENVYVQLMDADEGTWAMGEDAGMYSPLGGTKSVRVTQALRGHEGSLTGLLMETPLSAKTITQQEEDVYKLKSRPGKTYTLALSDMSFPVVIGNVVVAPLPQRETMKKVSFDFWSQKVPFKAVL, from the coding sequence ATGAGTTCTACGCCTATCAAGGTATCGAATGGAACGGACACATACGTAAAGCAGAATAGGCCAAGCGATAAGCACGCTAGTTCAGACATGCTGGAATTCACCAACATCTCTGGCAAGCAGCGCTTTGCCTATCTCAGCTTTGCCCGTCCGTTCCCAAAGGGAGTGACCATCCTTAGTGCCAAGCTCCGAATGACGTCACGTTATGACGAGGTTGGCACTACAACGGTCACTCTCAAGAAGGTCACACAGGCTTGGACGTCTACCAAGATGACCTGGAACAACAAGCCTGCTGTGACTACCACAGACTCTAAGTCGGTTACTAAGGGAACCTCTCCTCAGTACACAGTCTGGGAGTTTGATGTTACGTCTCATATGCAGGCTGTTGCTGATGGAGCTGCATGGTACGGGTGGCGATTCGAGACCAGTAACACCACCTATTACAGGCAGTTCTATTCAGCCAATGCGTCTGTCTCTGGTCGCTCCGTTAAGCCAACTCTTGAGTTGACCTACATTGAGAAGCCAAGCAAGCCAACGTTTATGTCTCCTTCTGGGGGACGGGCAACTTCATTGGCTAAGCCTATTCTCAGGTTCGACTTTACGGACGCTCAGGGAAGCACGACGATGCAGGCTCTACAGGTTCAGATGAACCCTACGAATGCCTTCACCGCCCCCGCTTTTGATACAGGCACATACCTTGCTTCTGTCCCTCAGCTAGACCTGAATGACACTGCTTATGCGGGTCTAGCTGATGCAGCAACGGTCTATTGGAGGGTCAGAGTTCAGGACAGTTCAGGGCTTTGGTCTTCCTGGTCTGATGCAACGTCATTCACTAGGCGCATTAAGCCAACTCTGACGATGCTTAACCCACCGGCTAACACCATTGATGAGCCAACACCTCCTGTCATTTGGTCTCTGACAGGTGGTACTCAGACTGCCTATCAGGTCATCGTTAGCGATGCAGAAGGCGACTGGCTTTACATGTCGGGTAAGTACACAAGCACGGATGTTGATTACACAATTCCGGCGGGTGTCATTACCAGGGATGACGCTACATACGACATCACGGTAAGAGTCTGGGACACATACAGCCGTGAGAGCACTCCTGGTGACCCTGCTTACATGTCGGTCACCAGAAGCGTTGTCTATGACTATGACGCCACTACAGACCCTGTCACTAGCCTTGTTGCCACTACTCAGCTACCTACTCCGGTAGTCAAGCTGACTTGGAATAGGGCTACTGCACCAGACTCCTTTGTGGTCAGGCGCAATGGTGAAGTCATCAAGGCTTTGCTTGAGCCCGTTCAGGCTTTGGTGTCCGGCACGTCTTATCAGTTCTTGGACTATGAGGCGTCTCCGAGAAGGTCTCATGTCTACACAGTGCAGTCAGTAGTCAATGGCAAGACATCAGCCTCTAACCCAACGGTCACCATCAAGCCTGAGTCAGTAGGTATCTGGCTAATGGACCCTGCCGAAAACGTCTACGTACAGCTAATGGACGCCGATGAAGGCACTTGGGCTATGGGTGAGGATGCCGGTATGTATTCCCCTCTTGGAGGCACTAAGAGTGTCCGTGTGACACAGGCTCTAAGAGGTCATGAAGGTTCGCTTACTGGACTCCTTATGGAGACGCCATTGAGTGCAAAGACAATCACACAGCAGGAGGAAGATGTGTACAAGTTGAAGTCTCGTCCTGGTAAGACATACACCCTGGCTTTGTCAGACATGTCATTCCCAGTAGTAATTGGAAACGTTGTGGTGGCTCCTCTACCTCAGCGCGAGACCATGAAGAAGGTCTCTTTTGACTTCTGGTCACAGAAGGTCCCCTTTAAGGCCGTGCTTTGA